In Verrucomicrobiota bacterium, the sequence GTCCGAAGACCATATCAAAGGTGCCCTCCGCCTCTCCTGGTGTCATTTAACCCCGGACGTGGATTGGAATTCCGTGATAGACCATTTGAAGCCGCTGCTGTAACCATGAAACTGATAACTGATAACTGGTCATCATTCCGCATTCCGAAATCCGCAATTGAATCAGTCGCCTAACAATCGGTTGGGCTGTTCATAATCCGCTCTGAAGCGTGGGAACGCTTTGAGCGAGAAGGTAACCGCCACGGTAACCTCGTCCTTGCCACCCACGTTGGAACGCATGCGGAGCGTCAGCGCCGCCGTCCAACTGCGCAGGTCGCGGTACACCGTATAATACTGCTCTTGCATTTTTCCCAGGTGCGCTTCGAAATGGTGGGAGGTGCGGAAGGCCCAATTTTCGTTCAGGCGATAATAGAACTGGGTGTAGTACAGGTTTTGCCGGTCAGTAATGCCATAGAACGGATCGCGGCACATGAAACGATTGCCGACTGCGAAGCTCCATACCTCGTCTGGTGTCAGGGTCAACCGGTGATCCAATTCCCTGAGTTTGCTGTTCTGGGTATCAAACCGGGTTTCCTGCGAAAGGGTAATCCAGGAACGCGGGCTGAAATCCAGTTGGGAATACAAATCGCCAAAAGAACTCTGCTGGCCGCGCGGTCGGAGGCGGCAATCCGAGGCCAGCATCCAGTTGATCAGATTTTCCACCTGCCCCTCCCGCTTGGTCTGGATTTTGTTGCGCAGGCCAAGGCGGAACACATTCTGCGAATCCACTCCATCTATCGAGTTGTAGTCCGGATACTCGATGGGTAACATGCGGTAGCTGGGAATTTCGTAATCAAATTGTGGCAATTCGGAAGGCCGGGCGCTTGGGGTGGGCACATACACGTAATTGATCGAAGGCGTGAGGATGTGGCGGATACCCTTGACATCCAGCAGGGAGTTTTGGGCGGCGGGCCATACGCGGGACAGTTTGGTGGACAGTTCCGCGCCAGTGTTAAACACCCCGCGCGATTGATCGGTGGTGGTGGCACCGGGACCGTCTGCCGCGCTGTACGCCGTGAAGCGTCCGCCCACTCTCGGGGACACATTCAGCCAGCCAAAATAATTTTGCGGCAGGGTTATTTGATGGTAGGTGTCTCCGCGGCTCGCGGAATATTTGCCCAGGGTGTCATACGAGAACAACCGGCGATACCAGCCGAACGAACTCTCGCTGTCGTAATAGAACGGGGATTCCCCGAGCTGCTGGCGAAAACCGGTGAGTTTGATGTCCGGCAGCCGTTCCACGGTGTCGTTGAACCGGTTCAGCCGGGTCATGCCCAGGCCGTTGAGGGACCAGTTGCTCCAACGATGCTCAACTTCCAGAAAGGAACTGGGCTGGACATTTTCCTGGTACTCGCCTTCAAAGAAGTCATGGATCATCTGTTGATCACTTTGATAACGGGCCACCAGCCGGGCGGTGGTGTTGCTGTCGATGGTGAGCGAGTGCGTGTATGAGAATCGTTCGCGGTCCGTGCCGATTTCCCGGTTGCCGGGCAGCGGCGTGCGTCCGGCATCTGTATCGCGGGTATAGTAATAATTCAGTTGACCTTCGCCGAGGCGTCCAAGATGCATGTTTAAATCCGGCCCGACTGCCGGGCCGCGATTCACGCGATAATCCAAGTGCATGGCACCGTCCAGCTTATCATTCCAATACCAGTGGTACGTGCTATACAGGAATGGCCCGAAAGTGCTGCGGTAGCCCGGGGTGAAATCCCAATAATTGACATGCTTGCCCAGCGGACGCCGATAGTACGGGAAATAAAACACCGGCACCTTGCCGATATACAGCGTGGCGGAATGCGCCTCCACGTATCCATTGGGCACGATGATCAGCTTTCGGGTCCGAATGCGTTGAAACGGCTCCGAATAATCATCGGTGGTGAGGTAGGCGCCGTAGGCGACATAGGTGTTGTTGGATAACTGCGAAGTAACCGAGCCCCCCGACACGAACAGCGGCGCTTGGCCGCTGCGGAAATTCGTGGCCAGCAGGAAGCGGTTCTTATAATCATATATCACCTGTTGGCCCAACCAGGTCTGCCCCTCGCGTACCAGCCGTACCTGGCCCTCCGCTTGCAGGGTGGTGTTGGATTGGTTGATGCTGACCCGCATGGCAGTCAACACCATGTCGCGGTACTTCACCATGACGCCATTGGTGCCCGTGGCAGTGCCCGAGGGCAGGTCATATTCAAACTCGCCGTTGAAGTTCAGGGCCTCCACGGTCAATTCGGGCACAGCTTCAGCCGCGTATCCCGGCCACCGGCCGACACACGCGCACAACCCGACCAACCAAATAGAAATCCATCGCATCTGGGCGTTCAAAGTAACCAACCTGTCGCCTCATGCCAAGCGTGATTTCTCAACAACTTGTTGCAGCCAACATGGCGCTGCGGATCAGCAACGGCCGTTTGCCGGAGTTCCATCGAATGGCCGGTTAAACTTGTTCACCGGCGAAGGCAGATGGTGATTCGGATCGGTGAATAACTTTCGGATGAGTTTGGAAAATTATCGTATTTTCCGGGCTGCCACAGCATCAAGCCACGCCTGCCCGCAGCGGCTTTCGGTGAATAACTTGTGCATATCATTTTCTTGTGAATTGCGTGTGATATGTTACCTTATTACCAGTTCATTGAAAGAACCGGGTTGTCCGTCGGCGGACGCAAGAAAGCAGGCGGGAAGCGACTCGAGGATACTCCCAGGTGACTGGGGAAAGATCGGACCAGGCTGGTTGGTTTGGTCCCTCTCAAGCCGGATCGCAAGGTTCGGGGGCGGAGGCAGGATTCACCAGCTCCTCTGGCAGCGGTCGCGCGCTGTCAGTTACGCGAAAATAGGAGCTGCGCGGTCAGGGACGATGAGAAGCCGTTCCGAGCCGGGTGAAGTAGCCTTGGCTGGTTTCGGGCCGGGGCGAATCGCAGTTACCCAGAGGGTAATTGGTTGCTACTGTGAGTCAGCACGGTGAAGGTGACGCTGGCGGAGCCGCTGGAAGGCGGGGCCGCCCAAGAAAGACGCCGAAAGGCGGGATAAAGAGCGATCCGGCACCGGGGGGAACACGGGGTCCAGGCAAGGCCCGTGAAAAACCTCCAAGACGCCAGCGATCCTAAAAACGGGACCGCTGGCCGGTGAGAGAATGCAACCTGAGAGTTAAGAGGTCAGACCCGTGGCACCGGGCCAACGCACTGCCAACCGCAGTGGCCGTCCTGGTGTGAAGGGGTTAAGACGCGGAAAAGCTATCACAAGCGTGTCTTGACCTGGTCTGCCGGCCGGTGGCGCAACCACCAGTCGAAGCGGGCTAAGAGGCCTCACTCGATAATTCAGTGTCCGCAAGGCGCTGGACGGCCCTGCTATGAGGCCGAAAACTCCGCTTGCCGTGGAGAATGGCGTCGGGAAGCCGGCAGCCTTTAAGGCGCCTAATGCCGGTCCGGGAAAGAGAGCATGGCGAACTCCCATCCCCCACTTTTGTCCCGGTTGGGCCGCAAGGTCTGGCCGGGACATTGTGTTTTATTATTGGCCAAGTTCAATTCCACTTTCCGCTAGTATTTGCGCAGCAAATCCAGAAATTTGCGATCCACCTTGTGGTCGCCGACGATTTCATACTGCACATCGGTGCGTTCGCTGTCCAGCACCCCAAAGCTGCCGCGGAAATTCCATAATGACCAACCCCAGCCGGCTTGCTGCCAATTTTGCAGGCAGTCTTCCGCCCAGCGCAAGAAAACGTCGTGCGGCGTCTTGTTATACGCGCCCCACTCGCCGACGATAACGCCGACCCCTTTGTTCTCCAACTCCTTCCACGGCACAATGCAATTGTCCCAAAGCCATTGCCGGTCCTGGTATTTCATATTCAGGAACGCCGGACCGTTGGCCTGCGGCGCATAGCGGAACGGTTCTGGTTTCTTGCCAAAGGCGAGATCCAAGGGGAGCAGGTCCTCACGGGGGGAGGATGCCGGTTTAAATCCGAGTTCGCTGATTTCCAGCCAATCGCCCGAGGTAACCTGGATCTGCACCTGCTTGGTACCGGCGGGTACCACGGTTTCATAATCCCGGTCATACATATTCTGGTACACGTTATACTTCGGGTGCAGGATGGCCGTCTTCCATTCGCCCTTGCCTGGACCACACTTGAATTGCTTTTCCAAAACGATTTTATCGTCTGCCGTCACCCGCAAATTGGCGGCGGAGGACACCACTTTGACATGCAGGCGCAACGTGGTGGCCTCGGCAAATGGGCCTTCGATCACCATTGGGTGCGAGCCCTCCGGCTTGGCCGGGCTGAGCAAACAGCCGGAGGCGGAGAGGGGCCGCGGCCAGACGGGCACCGGGTAGCGTTCGCCGCCCGTCCAACTCGCCTTGTAATGGCTGATCTCCATCGGCGTATAACCACGGGTCGCCTCGGCCACGCCCGCACCCTTGAGTTCCGGTGAAGCCACTGTGCCCCATTGCAACCCATCCGCGATGACCAGCCGGTTGGGATCCTCTTTGTGAATGGCCGTCGCCAATAGGCGCACAACCTCGGCATATGTTTTCGCATCAACACCCGCCGGTTCATTCATCAAGTTGAAGCTCAGCCGCTCGCTGGGGATGCCTTTATAGCGCTTGGCAAAGGTGCCCCAGTGCAGAGCGCAAACCCGCTGCGTTTCCGGATCCGTCCAGACACTGGTTTTCTCCGCCGGCTTGGCGACCGTGTAACCAGGCGCACGATGAAAATTCAGGCAGACATGGACGCCGTACTGGCCGCCCCACGCGACTGCCTGATCAATTTCTTTGAGCGTGGGCTCGTCAAATTCCTCCCAGTTGCCGTTCTTGATCCAGAGCCGGTAATCCATGGGCAACCGGACAAAATTAAAGCCCCATTGCGAGATCAATTTGAAATCCTCTTCCACAAATGGTTTCCGCCCGCTGCCCAACTGGAACTTCTCCAACAGATTAAACCCGCGCCAGCGTGGTAACTTCTCCGGGCTGGCCGGCAGCCATTGCGGTTGCGCGTCCGGTGCCGCCGCTAGCGAACTGGCCGCTACGAGTACCATGAATAAGTTCTGTAAGTGCGTCATGCGACGACTATGCCTTAACTGCTCCTGC encodes:
- the lptD gene encoding LPS assembly protein LptD, with translation MPELTVEALNFNGEFEYDLPSGTATGTNGVMVKYRDMVLTAMRVSINQSNTTLQAEGQVRLVREGQTWLGQQVIYDYKNRFLLATNFRSGQAPLFVSGGSVTSQLSNNTYVAYGAYLTTDDYSEPFQRIRTRKLIIVPNGYVEAHSATLYIGKVPVFYFPYYRRPLGKHVNYWDFTPGYRSTFGPFLYSTYHWYWNDKLDGAMHLDYRVNRGPAVGPDLNMHLGRLGEGQLNYYYTRDTDAGRTPLPGNREIGTDRERFSYTHSLTIDSNTTARLVARYQSDQQMIHDFFEGEYQENVQPSSFLEVEHRWSNWSLNGLGMTRLNRFNDTVERLPDIKLTGFRQQLGESPFYYDSESSFGWYRRLFSYDTLGKYSASRGDTYHQITLPQNYFGWLNVSPRVGGRFTAYSAADGPGATTTDQSRGVFNTGAELSTKLSRVWPAAQNSLLDVKGIRHILTPSINYVYVPTPSARPSELPQFDYEIPSYRMLPIEYPDYNSIDGVDSQNVFRLGLRNKIQTKREGQVENLINWMLASDCRLRPRGQQSSFGDLYSQLDFSPRSWITLSQETRFDTQNSKLRELDHRLTLTPDEVWSFAVGNRFMCRDPFYGITDRQNLYYTQFYYRLNENWAFRTSHHFEAHLGKMQEQYYTVYRDLRSWTAALTLRMRSNVGGKDEVTVAVTFSLKAFPRFRADYEQPNRLLGD
- a CDS encoding cellulase family glycosylhydrolase; amino-acid sequence: MTHLQNLFMVLVAASSLAAAPDAQPQWLPASPEKLPRWRGFNLLEKFQLGSGRKPFVEEDFKLISQWGFNFVRLPMDYRLWIKNGNWEEFDEPTLKEIDQAVAWGGQYGVHVCLNFHRAPGYTVAKPAEKTSVWTDPETQRVCALHWGTFAKRYKGIPSERLSFNLMNEPAGVDAKTYAEVVRLLATAIHKEDPNRLVIADGLQWGTVASPELKGAGVAEATRGYTPMEISHYKASWTGGERYPVPVWPRPLSASGCLLSPAKPEGSHPMVIEGPFAEATTLRLHVKVVSSAANLRVTADDKIVLEKQFKCGPGKGEWKTAILHPKYNVYQNMYDRDYETVVPAGTKQVQIQVTSGDWLEISELGFKPASSPREDLLPLDLAFGKKPEPFRYAPQANGPAFLNMKYQDRQWLWDNCIVPWKELENKGVGVIVGEWGAYNKTPHDVFLRWAEDCLQNWQQAGWGWSLWNFRGSFGVLDSERTDVQYEIVGDHKVDRKFLDLLRKY